A single genomic interval of Buteo buteo chromosome 20, bButBut1.hap1.1, whole genome shotgun sequence harbors:
- the LRRC14B gene encoding leucine-rich repeat-containing protein 14B, translating to MKSLRFISAEAFVSNAEFARKSLRGVAHNLFPLLFKASYLLEQGEVIHDLVENWPLVDFNMGKLLGTTVDCQEDLSHRTCSVCLESCLTGLRDYVLNHPSPYGKRLKVVDLTGIKDVEVQFCECKKTMGRWARTQLLSKLCLELLVYLQQTQCNPGTFEISIDVLIDLFVTERNYELVAQALLKKCYCPLKICCVAFRSDNLALQKFFYIIKLTDPLLLRKLEIVHNVRLEMEHLEILFNSMHFPLLMSLTLPARTFNVRRFTATDERMLTNIGEKMGEMTQLTELSISFSILTGRIQKLLSPLKTPLKMLDVSNCSLNHADMAYLANSFHANHLEALDLSGHNIPDLYPSVFFKLLSHSSSVLRSLTLEDCNIQDTHVNMLILALSPCQKLQEFKFLGNPLSSQALKHLFTFLCELPMLKNVEFPVPRDCYPIGITYPIDDASLCRFDHQKYESVAEELNLILLQANREDVKASTPLFGSYDAAVQETNNELGAYLIKSFKETLEKFTTSLNKMS from the exons ATGAAGTCTCTCCGATTCATTAGTGCCGAAGCATTCGTGTCAAATGCAGAATTTGCCAGGAAGAGTCTCCGCGGTGTTGCACAtaatctttttcctcttctttttaaagccaGCTATTTACTGGAGCAAGGGGAAGTGATTCATGACTTGGTAGAGAACTGGCCACTTGTTGACTTTAACATGGGAAAACTCTTGGGAACTACTGTGGACTGCCAGGAAGACCTGAGCCATAGAACATGCTCAGTGTGCTTGGAAAGCTGTCTGACAGGGCTGAGAGACTATGTGCTGAATCATCCTTCTCCCTATGGGAAAAGATTGAAAGTGGTCGACCTGACCGGTATAAAAGATGTTGAAGTTCAGTTTTGTGAGTGTAAGAAGACAATGGGCAGGTGGGCCAGGACCCAGCTGCTCTCTAAGCTTTGTTTAGAACTGCTGGTTTACCTGCAACAAACACAGTGCAATCCAGGTACCTTTGAAATCAGTATTGATGTGCTAATTGATTTGTTTGTTACGGAGCGGAACTATGAGCTGGTAGCGCAGGCTCTGTTGAAGAAATGCTATTGTCCACTGAAGATCTGCTGCGTGGCATTCAGATCTGACAACCTGGCTTTGCAGAAATTCTTCTATATCATAAAGCTCACTGATCCCTTGCTGCTGCGCAAATTGGAAATAGTTCACAATGTTCGCTTGGAAATGGAGCACTTGGAAATACTCTTCAACAGTATGCACTTCCCTCTACTGATGTCCTTGACCTTGCCAGCACGAACATTTAATGTGCGGAGGTTCACAGCCACAGATGAACGGATGCTTACTAACATTGGAGAAAAGATGGGTGAAATGACGCAGCTCACCGAGCTgagtatttcattttctataCTCACAGGAAGAATACAGAAACTGCTCAG CCCACTAAAAACTCCACTGAAGATGCTGGATGTTTCTAACTGCTCACTGAACCATGCTGATATGGCCTATTTAGCCAATAGCTTCCATGCTAATCACTTAGAAGCCCTGGACCTGAGTGGTCACAATATACCTGACCTTTACCCATCAGTATTCTTTAAGCTTCTCAGCCATTCCTCTTCAGTGCTCAGGAGTCTTACCCTGGAGGACTGTAACATCCAAGACACTCATGTCAACATGTTGATTTTAGCTTTAAGCCCTTGTCAGAAACTACAGGAGTTTAAGTTTCTTGGAAACCCACTGTCATCCCAGGCACTTAAACACCTTTTCACATTTCTCTGTGAGTTGCCAATGCTGAAAAATGTGGAGTTCCCAGTTCCAAGGGACTGCTACCCTATTGGCATCACCTACCCAATTGATGATGCCAGTCTTTGCAGGTTTGATCACCAAAAATATGAAAGTGTAGCAGAGGAGCTTAACCTCATTTTACTCCAAGCAAATAGGGAGGATGTGAAGGCTTCAACTCCGCTCTTTGGCAGTTACGACGCAGCTGTTCAGGAGACAAACAATGAACTGGGAGCTTACTTGATCAAGTCCTTCAAAGAGACTTTAGAAAAGTTCACTACTTCTCTTAACAAAATGAGTTAA